Proteins from one Streptosporangium becharense genomic window:
- a CDS encoding class I SAM-dependent methyltransferase, whose amino-acid sequence MTTCRLCGSTSLAGVVDLGATPPCERFLTAEQLAEPEVTYPLHLRVCTGCWLAQIPPLITPEDTFTEYAYYSSYSASWVEHARGFVRDAADRLGLGRGSFVVEVASNDGYLLRHVVERGIRCLGVEPSQNVGRAARESGVPTLTAFLGPETGAAIRAEHGPADLVVANNVYAHIPDVIGFTRGLRALTADDGWVSIEVQHLLTLMERNQYDTIYHEHFQYYTVASARRALASGGLSLVDVESLPTHGGSIRLWARPAETAGEPGERVAALLAEEKAAGLHELSGYAEFGTRVARVRRDLLRFLVDAADRGRTVAGYGAPGKGNTLLNHCGVRPDLLPFTVDRNPYKHGRFTPGTRIPILPPERLAEERPDYVLVLPWNLRDELVGQLSYVSEWGGRLVFPIPNLEIVEVNP is encoded by the coding sequence ATGACAACCTGCAGGCTGTGCGGCTCGACGAGCCTCGCCGGCGTCGTCGACCTCGGGGCGACCCCGCCCTGCGAGCGGTTCCTCACCGCGGAGCAACTGGCGGAGCCGGAGGTCACCTACCCACTGCACCTGCGGGTCTGCACCGGCTGCTGGCTGGCGCAGATCCCACCGCTGATCACCCCCGAGGACACCTTCACCGAGTACGCCTACTACTCGTCGTACTCGGCGTCGTGGGTGGAACACGCCCGCGGGTTCGTGCGCGACGCGGCCGACCGGCTCGGGCTGGGCCGCGGCTCGTTCGTGGTCGAGGTGGCCAGCAACGACGGCTACCTGCTCCGGCACGTGGTCGAGCGGGGCATCCGCTGCCTGGGCGTCGAACCCTCGCAGAACGTCGGCCGGGCCGCCAGGGAGTCGGGGGTGCCGACGCTGACGGCGTTCCTCGGCCCGGAGACCGGGGCCGCGATCCGCGCGGAGCACGGACCGGCCGACCTGGTGGTGGCCAACAACGTCTACGCCCACATCCCGGACGTCATCGGGTTCACCCGGGGCCTGCGCGCTCTGACGGCCGACGACGGCTGGGTCTCCATCGAGGTCCAGCACCTGCTCACGCTGATGGAGCGCAACCAGTACGACACCATCTACCACGAGCACTTCCAGTACTACACGGTCGCGTCCGCCCGCCGTGCCCTGGCGAGCGGCGGACTCTCCCTCGTCGACGTCGAGTCGCTGCCCACCCACGGCGGGTCCATCCGGCTGTGGGCCAGACCGGCCGAGACCGCCGGCGAGCCCGGCGAGCGGGTGGCCGCGCTGCTGGCCGAGGAGAAGGCCGCGGGCCTGCACGAGCTGTCCGGCTACGCCGAGTTCGGCACGCGGGTCGCGCGCGTCCGGCGCGACCTGCTGCGCTTCCTCGTCGACGCGGCCGACCGGGGCCGGACCGTGGCCGGCTACGGAGCGCCCGGCAAGGGCAACACCCTGCTCAACCACTGCGGCGTGCGGCCCGACCTGCTCCCGTTCACGGTCGACCGCAACCCCTACAAACACGGCAGGTTCACCCCCGGGACACGGATCCCGATCCTGCCGCCGGAGCGGCTGGCCGAGGAACGGCCCGACTACGTCCTGGTGCTCCCGTGGAACCTCCGCGACGAGCTCGTCGGCCAGCTCTCCTACGTCAGCGAATGGGGAGGCCGGCTGGTCTTCCCCATCCCCAACCTGGAGATCGTCGAGGTGAACCCGTGA
- the rfbD gene encoding dTDP-4-dehydrorhamnose reductase, whose protein sequence is MTVPIREVTTSRWLVTGAAGMLATELLSRLRAGGHPVVACGRDELDLRDVPAVHRLVSDCRPDVVVNCAGWTAVDDAETCEEEAMAVNGCGARALAEACGRLGARMIQPSTDYVFDGTALDPYPEDAWARPINAYGRTKLAGERAVLETLPRGGYVLRTAWLYAATGRNFVRTMVRLERENPVVHVVGDQIGQPTWAGDLAGRILALVGGGAPPGIYHATNSGQTSWYGLAVEIFKLVGADTGRVNEVRTKDFPRPARRPAYGVLGHGGWSRAGLPPMRHWREALRASGVLVPG, encoded by the coding sequence ATGACAGTGCCCATCCGAGAGGTGACGACCAGCCGGTGGCTGGTCACCGGGGCCGCCGGCATGCTCGCCACCGAGCTGCTGAGCCGCCTGCGGGCCGGCGGGCACCCCGTCGTGGCGTGCGGCAGGGACGAGCTCGACCTACGGGACGTCCCCGCCGTGCACCGCCTGGTCTCCGACTGCCGGCCGGACGTCGTGGTGAACTGCGCGGGCTGGACGGCCGTCGACGACGCGGAGACGTGCGAGGAGGAGGCGATGGCCGTCAACGGCTGCGGCGCGCGTGCCCTCGCCGAGGCGTGCGGGCGGCTCGGCGCGCGGATGATCCAGCCCTCCACCGACTACGTCTTCGACGGCACCGCGCTGGACCCGTACCCGGAGGACGCGTGGGCCCGCCCGATCAACGCCTACGGACGCACCAAGCTCGCGGGCGAGCGCGCCGTGCTGGAGACGCTGCCGCGCGGCGGCTACGTGCTGCGGACCGCGTGGCTGTACGCCGCGACCGGCCGCAACTTCGTCCGCACCATGGTGCGGCTGGAGCGGGAGAACCCGGTCGTCCACGTCGTGGGCGACCAGATCGGCCAGCCCACCTGGGCCGGCGACCTGGCCGGCCGGATCCTCGCCCTGGTGGGCGGGGGAGCGCCGCCGGGGATCTACCACGCCACCAACTCCGGTCAGACGAGCTGGTACGGCCTCGCCGTGGAGATCTTCAAGCTGGTCGGCGCCGACACCGGCCGGGTCAACGAGGTCCGCACCAAGGATTTTCCGCGTCCCGCCCGGCGACCGGCGTACGGCGTGCTGGGGCACGGTGGCTGGAGCCGGGCGGGCCTGCCGCCGATGCGGCACTGGCGGGAGGCGCTGCGTGCGTCCGGCGTGCTCGTCCCCGGCTAG
- a CDS encoding glucose-1-phosphate thymidylyltransferase, protein MKALVLAGGSGTRLRPITHTSAKQLVPVANKPVLFYGLEAIAATGIREAGIVVGDTHAEIEAAVGDGLAFGLDVTYIRQPAPLGLAHAVLVSRDYLGDDDFVMYLGDNFIVGGVNDVVERFTRDRPAAHIMLTRVTDPRRFGVAELDPAGRVVGLEEKPPVPKSDLALVGVYLFTPAVHEAVAELKPSWRGELEITDAVQWLITEGRRVESTVVTGYWKDTGDVTDMLEVNRLVLESLDRRVDGVTDPASQLIGRVVVEEGAVVERSRIVGPVIIGAGARVRDSYIGPFTSIAAGCAVTGSEIEYSIVLPRASISGVSRIEASLIGHDVEVTPAPVTPRAHRLVLGDHSKVQISS, encoded by the coding sequence GTGAAAGCGCTCGTGCTCGCCGGAGGATCGGGCACCCGGCTCCGGCCGATCACGCACACCTCTGCCAAGCAGCTCGTGCCGGTCGCCAACAAGCCCGTGCTCTTCTACGGGCTGGAGGCCATCGCGGCCACCGGGATCCGGGAGGCCGGGATCGTCGTGGGCGACACGCACGCCGAGATCGAGGCCGCCGTCGGCGACGGCCTCGCCTTCGGCCTGGACGTCACCTACATCCGCCAGCCCGCCCCGCTGGGCCTGGCCCACGCGGTCCTCGTCTCCCGTGACTACCTCGGCGACGACGACTTCGTCATGTACCTCGGCGACAACTTCATCGTCGGCGGCGTCAACGACGTCGTGGAACGCTTCACCCGCGACCGGCCCGCCGCCCACATCATGCTCACCCGGGTCACCGACCCCCGGCGGTTCGGCGTCGCCGAGCTGGACCCCGCCGGCCGGGTCGTCGGCCTGGAGGAGAAGCCGCCCGTGCCCAAGAGCGACCTCGCGCTGGTCGGCGTCTACCTGTTCACCCCGGCCGTCCATGAGGCGGTGGCCGAGCTGAAGCCTTCGTGGCGCGGAGAGCTGGAGATCACCGACGCCGTCCAGTGGTTGATCACCGAGGGGCGGCGGGTGGAGTCCACCGTCGTCACCGGCTACTGGAAGGACACCGGCGACGTCACCGACATGCTGGAGGTCAACCGGCTGGTGCTGGAGTCGCTGGACCGCAGGGTGGACGGCGTGACCGACCCGGCGAGCCAGCTGATCGGCCGGGTGGTGGTCGAGGAGGGTGCCGTGGTCGAGCGGTCCCGCATCGTCGGCCCCGTGATCATCGGCGCCGGGGCCCGCGTCCGCGACAGCTACATCGGCCCCTTCACCTCCATCGCGGCGGGCTGCGCGGTCACCGGCAGCGAGATCGAGTACTCGATCGTCCTGCCGAGGGCCTCGATCTCCGGGGTCTCCCGGATCGAGGCGTCCCTCATCGGCCACGACGTCGAGGTCACCCCCGCCCCCGTCACCCCCCGAGCCCACCGCCTCGTGCTGGGCGATCACAGCAAGGTGCAGATCAGCTCATGA
- a CDS encoding sugar transferase: MEVGTEGPAVALLEGSARTAPSIWTRSYVRILLVGDIACSVVACETVLAARLWFGAFIPETETMLGLGLALGWPVALAAGGAYRRSAHGEGSEEFRAVFNGGAGLTAAVAIGAYATQTPIARSFVMAMFPLALVLTIAFRYRMRKRLHRRRARGEYMRQVVAVGHRESVLDLVIQLRRQPYHGMTVVAACLPAGPDMVEVDGVPVLGGFTDVAAVATKVNADAVAVLACPELDGTALRRLAWNLEDARTDLFVAPALMDVAGPRISISPVAGMPLLHVEHPDFRGARRLAKSLFDRVGACLALLVLALPMLAVALLIRATSPGPALFRQVRVGKGGREFQVVKFRTMIVDAERLKTGLERRNEFDGVLFKIRNDPRITPVGLFLRRYSIDELPQLLNVLRGEMSLVGPRPPLPAEVGQYGADVRRRLVVKPGMTGLWQVSGRSDLSWEESVRLDLRYVENWSLFLDLQILWKTWSAVIGGEGAY; this comes from the coding sequence ATGGAAGTGGGAACTGAGGGGCCCGCCGTAGCGCTCCTCGAAGGTTCGGCACGCACTGCTCCGAGCATCTGGACGCGGTCTTATGTCCGTATTCTCCTGGTCGGAGATATCGCCTGTTCTGTGGTCGCCTGTGAAACCGTTCTGGCGGCCCGGCTGTGGTTCGGGGCTTTCATCCCGGAAACGGAGACGATGCTGGGCCTCGGGCTGGCCCTGGGCTGGCCGGTCGCGCTGGCGGCGGGCGGCGCCTACCGCAGGAGCGCGCACGGCGAGGGCTCGGAGGAGTTCCGGGCGGTCTTCAACGGCGGGGCCGGCCTGACGGCCGCCGTGGCCATCGGGGCCTACGCCACGCAGACACCGATCGCCCGCAGCTTCGTCATGGCGATGTTCCCGCTCGCGCTCGTCCTCACGATCGCCTTCCGCTACCGGATGCGCAAGCGGCTCCACCGCCGGCGTGCCCGCGGCGAGTACATGCGCCAGGTGGTCGCCGTCGGCCACCGCGAGTCGGTGCTCGACCTGGTGATCCAGTTGCGCAGGCAGCCCTACCACGGCATGACCGTGGTCGCCGCCTGCCTGCCCGCCGGCCCCGACATGGTGGAGGTCGACGGCGTCCCGGTGCTCGGCGGCTTCACCGACGTGGCCGCGGTGGCCACCAAGGTCAACGCCGACGCCGTCGCCGTCCTGGCCTGCCCGGAGCTGGACGGCACCGCGCTGCGCAGGCTCGCCTGGAACCTGGAGGACGCCCGCACCGACCTGTTCGTGGCGCCCGCGCTCATGGACGTGGCCGGGCCGCGCATCAGCATCAGCCCGGTCGCCGGCATGCCGCTGCTCCACGTCGAGCATCCCGACTTCCGTGGCGCCAGGCGGCTGGCCAAGAGCCTGTTCGACCGGGTCGGCGCCTGCCTGGCCCTGCTGGTGCTCGCGCTGCCCATGCTGGCGGTCGCCCTGCTGATCCGGGCGACGAGCCCGGGGCCCGCGCTGTTCCGACAGGTCAGGGTGGGCAAGGGCGGCCGGGAGTTCCAGGTCGTGAAGTTCCGCACCATGATCGTGGACGCCGAGCGCCTCAAGACCGGCCTGGAGCGGAGGAACGAGTTCGACGGCGTCCTGTTCAAGATTAGGAACGATCCAAGAATCACCCCGGTGGGCCTCTTCCTGCGCCGTTACTCGATCGACGAGCTGCCGCAGCTGCTCAACGTGCTGCGCGGCGAGATGTCGCTCGTCGGCCCGCGTCCTCCGCTGCCCGCCGAGGTCGGGCAGTACGGCGCGGACGTCCGCCGCCGCCTGGTCGTCAAACCCGGCATGACCGGCCTGTGGCAGGTCAGCGGACGCTCGGACCTCAGCTGGGAGGAGTCCGTCCGCCTGGACCTCCGCTACGTCGAGAACTGGTCGCTCTTCCTGGACCTGCAGATCCTCTGGAAGACCTGGAGCGCCGTCATCGGCGGAGAAGGGGCCTACTAG
- a CDS encoding GntR family transcriptional regulator yields the protein MTLPLHPVSAVGALADALRRRVLSGEIAAGTPLPEQELSARYGVARPTVREALAVLVHEGLLKRERHRSAQVVEVTVTDLDDLMFVRRPLEDLMAGALAGRRVAEADAALTRMAALPGDAPWSDVVAEHMALHQALIVAVGSPRLERLYGMLAVETRLGLVRLREVYTDRNVLVAEHRELLDAIGRGPAPAARQAVAAHLEHGWGE from the coding sequence GTGACCCTCCCGCTCCACCCCGTCTCCGCCGTCGGCGCTCTCGCCGACGCCCTGCGACGGCGGGTGCTGTCCGGCGAGATCGCCGCGGGCACCCCGCTGCCCGAGCAGGAACTGTCGGCCCGTTACGGCGTGGCCCGCCCGACCGTCCGCGAGGCGCTCGCCGTGCTCGTGCACGAAGGGCTGCTCAAGCGGGAACGGCACCGCAGTGCCCAGGTGGTCGAGGTGACCGTGACCGACCTGGACGATCTGATGTTCGTCCGCCGCCCGCTGGAGGACCTGATGGCCGGCGCGCTGGCCGGGCGCCGGGTGGCGGAGGCCGACGCGGCGCTGACACGGATGGCGGCGCTGCCCGGCGACGCCCCCTGGTCGGACGTGGTGGCCGAGCACATGGCCCTGCACCAGGCGCTGATCGTGGCGGTGGGCAGCCCCAGGCTGGAGCGGCTCTACGGAATGCTGGCCGTGGAGACCCGGCTCGGTCTGGTCCGGCTGCGTGAGGTCTACACCGACCGGAACGTGCTGGTCGCCGAGCACCGCGAACTGCTCGACGCGATCGGCCGGGGTCCCGCGCCGGCCGCCCGGCAGGCCGTGGCGGCGCACCTGGAGCACGGCTGGGGCGAGTGA
- a CDS encoding DMT family transporter — protein MRLAVIGAAVLWGTAGTAGLLVTGVDPVSLAAARLVIGGLVLAAVTAPAVRPLLSSLGLSPGRSGKSPGLSPGRAGGTGHGAPGRRSGVRLGTLVAAAVAVAAYQLCFFAAVSRTGVAVGTVVAIGSGPVFTGLLSWLLDRVPPSRRWAGATALAIAGCAVLTGGGGEVRADGVLLALLGGLLYAFYAVTAARAITAGASSDGVMGLMFGGAALIMVPVLLWTGTGWLTEPRGLLAALYLGCATTALAYFLYGRGLRTTPVATAATLALAEPAVAALLGVVVLGERLTLLSTAGLILLGVSLVAVALPERPSGTGVPAGRVPEEEPERTPADGAGRGPAEGVGWVPADGAGRGPAEGTGWVPAKEAGRVSTEGSGRRTPSGE, from the coding sequence ATGAGACTCGCCGTGATCGGAGCCGCCGTGCTCTGGGGAACCGCGGGAACGGCGGGGTTGCTCGTCACCGGCGTCGATCCCGTCTCCCTGGCCGCCGCCCGCCTGGTGATCGGCGGGCTGGTGCTCGCCGCGGTCACCGCCCCGGCGGTCCGTCCGCTGCTCTCCTCCCTCGGGCTCTCCCCTGGCCGGTCGGGGAAGAGCCCCGGCCTCTCCCCGGGCCGCGCCGGGGGGACGGGCCACGGGGCCCCCGGCCGCCGGTCCGGCGTGCGCCTGGGAACGCTCGTCGCGGCGGCGGTGGCCGTGGCGGCGTACCAGTTGTGCTTCTTCGCCGCGGTCAGCCGTACCGGGGTGGCCGTCGGCACCGTCGTCGCCATCGGCAGCGGCCCCGTCTTCACCGGACTGCTGTCGTGGCTGCTCGACCGGGTGCCGCCCAGCCGCCGCTGGGCGGGGGCGACCGCGCTGGCCATCGCCGGATGCGCCGTGCTGACCGGCGGAGGCGGCGAGGTGCGGGCGGACGGGGTCCTGCTCGCCCTGCTCGGCGGCCTGCTGTACGCGTTCTACGCGGTCACCGCGGCTCGCGCGATCACCGCGGGTGCGTCCTCCGACGGGGTGATGGGGCTGATGTTCGGCGGGGCCGCGCTGATCATGGTCCCGGTCCTGCTGTGGACGGGCACCGGCTGGCTCACCGAGCCGCGCGGCCTGCTCGCCGCCCTCTACCTGGGCTGCGCGACCACCGCGCTGGCCTACTTCCTGTACGGCAGGGGGCTGCGCACCACGCCCGTGGCGACCGCGGCGACCCTCGCCCTCGCCGAGCCCGCGGTGGCGGCCCTGCTCGGCGTCGTCGTGCTCGGTGAGCGGCTGACCCTGCTCTCGACGGCCGGCCTGATCCTTCTGGGGGTGAGCCTGGTCGCCGTCGCCCTTCCGGAACGGCCCTCCGGCACCGGGGTTCCCGCCGGGCGGGTGCCCGAGGAGGAGCCGGAGCGGACACCCGCCGACGGGGCCGGACGTGGGCCCGCCGAAGGGGTCGGGTGGGTGCCCGCCGACGGGGCCGGACGCGGGCCCGCCGAGGGGACCGGGTGGGTGCCCGCGAAGGAGGCCGGGCGGGTGTCCACCGAGGGATCCGGGCGACGGACACCTTCGGGGGAATAG
- a CDS encoding barstar family protein translates to MSRGTVEEVSARDVASRIGAATPHRLDGTRMTTSAEAMDAIVEALEPPGDGFRHNLDAFYDVLTDLSWLPPGEHLLVWSDPSALWSEDRSAYDAIRVVLAEAVADGSSGESFLSVLIMTD, encoded by the coding sequence ATGTCCCGGGGAACCGTCGAGGAGGTCTCGGCACGGGACGTGGCGAGCCGGATCGGCGCTGCCACCCCGCACCGGCTGGACGGCACGAGGATGACGACCTCGGCCGAGGCGATGGACGCGATCGTCGAGGCCCTGGAACCGCCGGGCGACGGTTTCCGGCACAACCTCGACGCCTTCTACGACGTTCTGACCGATCTGTCATGGTTGCCGCCGGGTGAGCACCTCCTGGTCTGGTCGGACCCGTCGGCGCTGTGGAGCGAGGACCGTTCGGCCTACGACGCCATCCGGGTGGTGCTCGCCGAGGCGGTCGCCGACGGGTCGTCCGGAGAGTCCTTCCTCTCGGTTCTGATCATGACCGACTGA
- a CDS encoding SWIM zinc finger family protein — MQGIAGLIAEETRHAERAALVRGDALVRSGAVQPVRFGPSLVIAEVDDDAARVEFRLVDGVLHWSCTCAEGRNGVLCAHCVATAQSVMIRTERKDSPDDPSATASASTTRMAS; from the coding sequence ATGCAAGGGATCGCAGGTTTGATCGCCGAGGAGACGCGGCACGCCGAGCGGGCGGCGCTGGTGCGCGGCGACGCGCTGGTGAGGTCGGGGGCGGTGCAACCGGTCCGGTTCGGACCGTCGCTGGTGATCGCCGAGGTCGATGACGACGCCGCGCGGGTGGAGTTCCGGCTCGTCGACGGGGTGCTCCACTGGTCCTGCACCTGTGCCGAGGGCCGGAACGGGGTGCTCTGCGCGCACTGCGTCGCGACGGCTCAGTCGGTCATGATCAGAACCGAGAGGAAGGACTCTCCGGACGACCCGTCGGCGACCGCCTCGGCGAGCACCACCCGGATGGCGTCGTAG
- a CDS encoding sensor histidine kinase, with translation MTLQSGRELLRVSSGYEHAILPARKVTSALQHERLLSLSVLGDLGVSRAGLDSQRLRTDAARAELERLTARGRADISSGTWNDLTRLFTAMDRLTEIRSGVDTRTDTRTQTLDAYSDIVAAAFEVYAGIRISTDVDLTDQARAIVMVGRSREMLSQQAALISGAVVEGHMSPAERAAFRELATGRRLLYSLGFSRLDPEFQALYTPLHDSESYESFERIENAVAAQAEPEASWATVATTLSDTFDRLAGDVSRRISERSVPLARDILVRIGVAGGLGLAALGLSVFVSVRFGRRLTAELVGLQRVALDLADRRLPDVVARLRRGEDVRAEVPEPDYGSTEEIARVGEAFSSVQRTAVEAAAGQARMRKGVNKVFVNLARRNQSLLHRQLAMLETMEQRAADPKTLEDLFGLDHLTTRMRRHSEGLIILSGAAPGRKWRTPVTVYDVVRAAVEEVEDYRRVKVDVPPGPCLVGNVVTDVIHLIAELVENAAVFSPPHTSVRVHGEAVARGYAIEIEDRGLGIGPEETARLNERLADPPEFDLADSDRLGLFVVGRLAARHGIRVSLRASPFGGTAAIVLIPEGLMADTPQPKPACPAEPEQSLAEGGLPRRTRAGVPARAPAAGAGTPPGERAPGSVLTSFREGRRRAEHDGGS, from the coding sequence TTGACCCTCCAGAGCGGCCGAGAGCTCCTCCGGGTCAGCAGCGGCTACGAGCACGCGATCCTGCCCGCCAGAAAGGTCACCAGCGCCCTCCAGCACGAGCGGCTGCTGTCCCTGTCCGTCCTCGGCGACCTCGGTGTCTCCCGGGCCGGTCTCGACTCCCAGCGGCTGCGGACCGACGCCGCGCGAGCGGAACTGGAGCGGCTGACCGCCCGGGGCCGCGCCGACATCTCCTCCGGCACCTGGAACGACCTGACGCGCCTGTTCACCGCGATGGACCGGCTCACCGAGATCCGCAGCGGAGTCGACACCCGGACCGACACCCGGACGCAGACCCTCGACGCCTACAGCGACATCGTCGCGGCGGCCTTCGAGGTGTACGCGGGGATCCGCATCTCCACCGACGTCGACCTGACCGACCAGGCACGGGCCATCGTCATGGTCGGCCGCAGCCGCGAGATGCTCAGCCAGCAGGCCGCGCTGATCTCCGGTGCCGTGGTCGAGGGGCACATGAGCCCCGCGGAACGCGCCGCGTTCCGCGAGCTCGCCACCGGCCGCAGGCTTCTGTACTCGCTGGGGTTCAGCCGGCTCGACCCGGAGTTCCAGGCCCTCTACACCCCCCTGCACGACTCCGAGTCGTACGAATCGTTCGAGCGGATCGAGAACGCCGTCGCCGCGCAGGCCGAGCCGGAGGCGTCCTGGGCGACGGTCGCCACCACGCTGTCCGACACCTTCGACAGACTCGCCGGGGACGTCAGCCGGCGCATCAGCGAGCGGTCCGTGCCGCTCGCCCGGGACATCCTCGTCCGGATCGGCGTCGCGGGCGGCCTCGGGCTCGCCGCGCTCGGGCTGTCCGTCTTCGTCTCGGTGCGGTTCGGCCGCCGGCTGACCGCCGAGCTGGTCGGCCTCCAGCGGGTCGCGCTCGATCTGGCGGACAGGCGGCTGCCGGACGTGGTCGCGCGGCTGCGCCGCGGGGAGGACGTCCGCGCCGAGGTGCCCGAGCCCGACTACGGCAGCACCGAGGAGATCGCCCGGGTCGGCGAGGCGTTCTCCTCGGTCCAGCGGACCGCCGTCGAGGCCGCCGCCGGGCAGGCCCGGATGCGCAAGGGCGTCAACAAGGTCTTCGTGAACCTGGCCAGGCGCAACCAGTCGCTCCTGCACCGGCAGCTCGCCATGCTGGAGACGATGGAGCAGCGGGCCGCCGACCCGAAGACCCTGGAGGACCTGTTCGGCCTGGACCACCTGACCACCCGCATGCGCCGTCACTCCGAAGGACTGATCATCCTGTCCGGCGCCGCCCCCGGCAGGAAGTGGCGGACGCCGGTCACGGTCTACGACGTGGTCCGCGCCGCCGTCGAGGAGGTCGAGGACTACCGGCGGGTCAAGGTCGACGTGCCACCGGGTCCGTGCCTGGTCGGCAACGTCGTCACCGACGTGATCCACCTGATCGCCGAACTGGTGGAGAACGCCGCCGTCTTCTCTCCCCCGCACACCTCGGTCCGCGTCCACGGCGAGGCCGTGGCCAGGGGTTACGCCATAGAGATCGAGGACCGCGGGCTCGGCATCGGCCCTGAGGAGACGGCCCGGCTCAACGAGCGCCTGGCCGACCCCCCGGAGTTCGACCTGGCCGACAGCGACCGGCTCGGCCTGTTCGTCGTCGGCCGGCTCGCCGCCCGGCACGGCATCCGCGTCTCGCTGCGGGCCTCCCCCTTCGGGGGCACCGCCGCGATCGTGCTGATCCCCGAGGGGCTGATGGCCGACACGCCACAGCCGAAGCCGGCCTGTCCCGCCGAGCCGGAACAGTCCCTCGCGGAGGGCGGCCTGCCCAGACGGACGCGGGCCGGCGTCCCCGCCCGGGCGCCCGCGGCCGGCGCCGGGACACCACCCGGAGAACGGGCCCCGGGCAGCGTGCTGACGTCGTTCCGCGAGGGACGCCGCCGCGCCGAGCACGACGGCGGGTCGTGA
- a CDS encoding DUF742 domain-containing protein, translating to MTEPLAGEDTGPIVRPYTMTGGRTSAGGARFDLVSVVTAVGEPGRVLPPEHLAILDACRAPASVADVASSTGLAVGVLRVLLADLRDAGLISLRRPAPPAGVPHESLLRDVLAGLRAL from the coding sequence ATGACGGAGCCCCTGGCCGGCGAGGACACCGGGCCGATCGTCCGTCCCTACACGATGACCGGTGGCAGGACCAGCGCCGGCGGCGCGCGGTTCGACCTGGTGTCGGTGGTCACCGCGGTCGGAGAACCGGGCCGGGTCCTGCCGCCCGAACACCTGGCGATCCTGGACGCCTGCCGGGCACCCGCCTCCGTCGCGGACGTGGCGAGCTCCACGGGCCTGGCCGTCGGGGTGCTCCGGGTGCTCCTGGCCGACCTGCGCGACGCCGGCCTGATCTCGCTCCGCCGCCCCGCACCGCCCGCCGGAGTCCCCCACGAGAGCCTGCTGCGTGACGTGCTCGCCGGGCTCAGGGCTCTGTGA